In Leptospira sp. WS58.C1, a single genomic region encodes these proteins:
- a CDS encoding cobalt-precorrin-5B (C(1))-methyltransferase: MATKELREGFTTGACSAAAAKAATRVLILGQAIREIETTLPNKRKVTFELKRCEISENTAVCSIIKDAGDDPDCTHGAELTAEVKLNQENKIVLKGGEGVAVVTKAGLGLEIGEPAINPVPRKNITEMILEELIGSAFSGAEVTISVPGGQEMAKKTMNERLGLIGGISILGTTGIVKPYSTAAYKASVIQAIQVAREYGEQSIVLTTGGKSEKFAMDLLPNMNEIAFIQVGDFIGTGIKTAIKEDIHHLIIVGMIGKLSKMADGVMMTHRGGSSVNTKMLANIARSLEIPETICSSIEAANTARHVLDICKESGLFYITTRICEIVSQNCSKHGLGLRVSTYMVDFDGTLLGKFEAPEGWGIKGEATNE; the protein is encoded by the coding sequence ATGGCAACCAAGGAGCTAAGAGAAGGATTTACTACCGGTGCTTGCTCCGCTGCAGCTGCAAAAGCGGCGACTCGGGTCCTTATCTTAGGCCAGGCCATTAGAGAAATTGAAACTACTCTTCCAAACAAAAGAAAAGTCACCTTCGAACTGAAACGTTGCGAGATCTCGGAAAATACTGCTGTTTGTAGTATCATCAAGGACGCAGGAGATGATCCGGATTGTACTCACGGAGCGGAGTTAACTGCAGAAGTAAAACTAAATCAAGAGAACAAGATCGTATTAAAAGGTGGAGAAGGAGTAGCGGTCGTCACAAAAGCGGGACTCGGATTGGAGATCGGAGAACCTGCAATCAATCCCGTTCCTAGAAAGAATATTACGGAAATGATATTAGAAGAACTGATAGGTTCCGCATTTTCAGGCGCAGAAGTGACCATCAGCGTTCCTGGCGGCCAAGAGATGGCCAAAAAAACGATGAACGAACGTCTTGGATTGATCGGCGGTATCTCAATATTAGGTACTACCGGGATCGTAAAACCGTATTCCACCGCGGCATATAAGGCAAGTGTAATACAGGCGATACAGGTCGCGAGAGAATATGGAGAACAATCCATCGTTTTAACTACCGGAGGAAAGTCAGAAAAGTTCGCAATGGACCTTCTTCCTAATATGAACGAGATCGCATTTATACAAGTTGGAGACTTTATAGGAACTGGGATCAAGACCGCGATCAAAGAAGATATCCATCATCTGATCATTGTAGGTATGATCGGAAAACTTTCCAAGATGGCTGACGGCGTCATGATGACACATAGAGGCGGCTCCTCCGTAAACACGAAGATGCTCGCAAATATAGCAAGATCCTTGGAGATCCCGGAGACTATTTGTTCCAGTATAGAAGCGGCGAATACAGCAAGACATGTATTAGATATTTGTAAAGAATCCGGACTTTTTTATATCACCACAAGGATCTGCGAGATCGTTTCACAAAATTGTTCCAAACACGGATTAGGCTTACGAGTTTCCACTTATATGGTGGATTTTGATGGAACTCTTTTAGGAAAATTCGAGGCTCCGGAAGGCTGGGGAATCAAAGGAGAAGCGACAAATGAATGA
- a CDS encoding CbtA family protein, translating into MPLRSGFYHLLRTGIFSGLVSGLILGILVCVWNLPLILEAEKFESKSISEKSNTGSTHVHYHAHGESHSHTKQASNSAKKTTIDDELWQKRNFGTFIGSILLGISFGVLISVWMALFPPNGFLESPSLSKAVLPSILSTIGGFLIFFGIPFLGLPPELPGRVSSAYDYPERQAWWFLCVGSSLIGVLGSQTILSYLKIHNLLKWTFVLAIFVFFVGLPFYLGTPKISENFTAPKELRIQFEYVTFFSNLIFWFLLSSLFFLFLKPRQVLGFK; encoded by the coding sequence ATGCCACTAAGATCCGGATTTTATCACCTATTACGGACCGGGATATTTTCCGGTCTAGTATCAGGTCTTATTTTAGGGATTTTGGTTTGTGTATGGAATCTTCCTCTGATCTTAGAAGCGGAGAAGTTCGAATCCAAATCTATATCAGAAAAATCGAATACCGGTTCAACACATGTCCATTATCACGCACATGGAGAATCTCATTCTCATACAAAACAGGCATCTAATTCTGCTAAAAAAACTACTATTGATGACGAGCTTTGGCAAAAAAGAAATTTTGGGACTTTCATTGGATCTATTCTATTAGGAATTTCTTTTGGAGTTTTGATCTCTGTTTGGATGGCATTATTCCCTCCGAACGGATTTTTAGAAAGCCCTTCCCTATCCAAGGCAGTCCTTCCAAGTATTTTAAGTACGATCGGCGGATTTCTGATCTTCTTTGGGATCCCATTTCTTGGACTTCCTCCGGAATTACCTGGCAGAGTTTCAAGTGCATACGATTATCCGGAGAGACAAGCTTGGTGGTTTCTATGTGTTGGTTCAAGTTTAATCGGAGTTTTAGGATCCCAGACCATACTATCTTATTTAAAAATCCATAATCTATTAAAATGGACCTTCGTTCTAGCAATATTCGTATTTTTTGTAGGACTTCCATTCTATCTAGGCACACCTAAAATTTCCGAAAATTTTACGGCTCCAAAAGAATTAAGGATCCAATTCGAATATGTGACCTTCTTCTCAAATCTGATCTTCTGGTTTCTATTATCCTCTTTATTTTTCCTATTTTTGAAACCAAGGCAGGTATTGGGATTCAAATGA
- a CDS encoding CbtB domain-containing protein encodes MRSISVSKDFSGAKLWLRGSVLALVALLAISTIYTVGLEPMVYLHDTFHDIRHSTGFPCH; translated from the coding sequence ATGCGCTCGATCTCCGTTTCGAAGGATTTTTCGGGAGCCAAGTTATGGCTTAGAGGTTCCGTTCTAGCTTTGGTTGCGTTGCTTGCTATCTCTACGATCTATACCGTAGGCTTGGAACCGATGGTGTATTTGCACGATACTTTCCATGATATAAGACATTCTACGGGCTTTCCATGCCACTAA
- the cobI gene encoding precorrin-2 C(20)-methyltransferase, whose product MTVKTTYGKLYGVGVGPGATDLITLRAVHVLNRVAVLAIPKSSESLPSFSWRVCSPIVQENESQEKLFLHFPMTKDPSILVPAWDKAFKEIGVRLEKGLDVAFITQGDPSVYSSWSYLLEEAPERWPGIEMEIVPAVSSITAIPASLLTPLADGRERFCVLPATYGLEDLEKLIQDFDTIVLTKVGQVVPELIRILKEQNILENATYVSYGTTDRQRIVKDLESIKNENCDYFSMVIISIRRRKGVLRGILDDSE is encoded by the coding sequence ATGACTGTAAAAACTACATACGGAAAATTATACGGAGTCGGAGTCGGTCCCGGCGCGACCGACTTAATCACTCTTAGGGCGGTCCATGTCCTGAACAGAGTAGCAGTGCTTGCCATTCCAAAAAGCAGCGAATCTCTGCCGTCTTTCTCTTGGAGAGTATGCTCTCCTATCGTTCAAGAAAATGAATCTCAAGAAAAGTTATTCTTACATTTTCCGATGACCAAAGATCCGAGCATCTTAGTTCCGGCTTGGGATAAAGCGTTCAAGGAAATAGGCGTTCGACTGGAAAAAGGTTTGGATGTTGCTTTCATCACGCAAGGAGATCCTTCCGTATACAGTTCTTGGAGTTACCTGTTAGAAGAAGCTCCGGAAAGATGGCCAGGAATAGAAATGGAAATCGTTCCGGCGGTTTCTTCCATTACTGCGATCCCCGCGAGTTTACTCACTCCGCTTGCAGACGGTAGAGAAAGATTCTGCGTTCTTCCTGCGACCTATGGGTTGGAGGATCTGGAGAAACTGATCCAAGATTTTGATACGATCGTACTGACAAAAGTAGGACAGGTGGTCCCAGAACTGATAAGAATATTAAAAGAGCAGAATATTCTAGAAAATGCAACTTATGTTTCTTATGGAACCACAGATCGCCAGAGGATCGTAAAAGATCTAGAGTCCATCAAGAACGAAAACTGCGATTATTTCTCCATGGTTATCATTTCTATCCGAAGAAGGAAAGGCGTCTTAAGGGGTATTTTGGATGATTCAGAGTAG
- a CDS encoding precorrin-8X methylmutase, translating to MNDMRQMTSLGREIENNSFAIIDEEAGHHSHPPGDWEVVRRIIHATADFEYKDLTKIHENAIRDGIQALKNGCPIICDVQMIIAGLNSERLDAYGCKTYSFISDPEVIQRAKENNSTRAIESMRKASSLGLLNGSVIAIGNAPTALLEIVKLVEEEGVRPALVIGVPVGFVSAAESKEALLDIKFQSEYSIPYILTRGRKGGSTIAVSIIHALLLLSTEKKF from the coding sequence ATGAATGATATGCGGCAAATGACTTCCTTGGGAAGGGAGATCGAAAATAATTCTTTTGCGATCATCGATGAAGAAGCAGGACATCATTCACATCCACCGGGAGATTGGGAAGTTGTCAGAAGGATCATACATGCTACCGCCGATTTTGAATACAAGGATCTAACGAAGATCCATGAGAACGCGATCCGTGACGGCATCCAAGCCCTGAAGAACGGATGCCCGATCATTTGTGATGTTCAGATGATCATTGCGGGTTTAAACAGTGAACGTTTGGATGCTTACGGTTGTAAAACATATAGTTTTATTAGCGATCCGGAGGTGATCCAAAGAGCTAAAGAAAATAATTCCACAAGAGCAATCGAGTCTATGCGCAAGGCTTCTAGTTTAGGACTTTTGAATGGAAGTGTGATCGCGATCGGAAATGCTCCCACTGCTCTTTTGGAGATCGTAAAACTTGTGGAAGAAGAAGGAGTTCGCCCCGCTCTTGTGATCGGGGTCCCTGTAGGATTCGTTTCCGCAGCGGAATCCAAAGAAGCGTTATTGGATATCAAATTCCAATCGGAATACTCTATCCCTTATATTCTTACAAGAGGAAGAAAAGGAGGAAGTACGATCGCGGTATCCATCATACATGCACTTTTACTTCTTTCAACGGAGAAAAAATTTTGA
- a CDS encoding DUF3209 family protein: MACHEIAALRLGMMNVLGIKDESVIQHEKNEIGPEALFSPGPIQSLTNANNFEDLIRFFEASLVELEQKISGLSTVDPKSGYYTSLLILTKKVELDLKNSAKAFQTLYLDLEEMHDFVHEIYPS, from the coding sequence ATGGCGTGTCATGAAATTGCGGCTTTAAGATTAGGAATGATGAATGTTCTCGGTATCAAGGACGAATCCGTTATCCAACATGAAAAGAATGAAATAGGACCGGAGGCGCTTTTTTCTCCCGGGCCGATCCAGTCTTTGACGAATGCGAATAACTTTGAGGACTTGATCCGATTTTTCGAAGCGAGTTTGGTAGAGTTAGAACAAAAAATTTCGGGACTTTCTACAGTAGATCCTAAATCGGGATATTATACCTCTCTACTCATTCTTACTAAAAAAGTGGAATTGGATCTGAAAAATTCCGCCAAAGCCTTTCAAACCTTATACCTGGATCTGGAAGAAATGCACGATTTTGTGCATGAGATCTACCCTTCTTAG
- a CDS encoding catalase, with the protein MKPISKDWKEDIAPDEEIRFAEYVKAFQKIQKVNSSKFGKGRTLHRKQILGLEAKFEVLSNIPDYTKQGLFATPGTKDVWIRLSSGSMKIQPDTTGDIRGFALKILGVNGPSALQNGNTSAQDFLLINLEAFSSPKSDEFVGVVTAAAKGGGPLLKYLFSTYGFFGAFARIKKVSKSFNKPFSGFATEPFYSAAPIAFGPYACRVRLLPPTDRTPSKDASKDWAGDMGAKLSEGQLVYTFQVQFFTDEKTTPIEDASVNWPESEAPYVTLATLTIPTQDFASEHGLSLQKKIEDTIFDPWEALMEHRPLGDVMRARKHVYLASQKGRGAV; encoded by the coding sequence ATGAAACCGATTAGCAAGGATTGGAAAGAAGATATCGCCCCGGACGAAGAGATTCGTTTTGCAGAATATGTAAAAGCGTTCCAAAAGATCCAAAAAGTGAATTCCTCCAAATTCGGAAAAGGCCGCACATTACATAGAAAGCAGATCTTAGGACTAGAGGCAAAGTTCGAAGTTTTATCGAATATTCCGGATTATACAAAACAAGGTCTGTTTGCAACCCCCGGAACAAAAGACGTTTGGATCCGTCTTTCCAGCGGAAGTATGAAAATACAGCCGGATACCACGGGAGATATCAGGGGATTTGCGTTAAAGATCTTAGGAGTGAACGGCCCGAGCGCATTACAAAACGGTAATACTTCCGCTCAGGATTTTCTTCTCATTAATTTGGAAGCGTTCTCTTCTCCTAAAAGTGACGAGTTTGTGGGTGTGGTTACCGCAGCCGCAAAAGGTGGCGGTCCTTTACTAAAATATCTTTTTTCCACTTACGGATTTTTCGGAGCATTCGCAAGGATCAAAAAAGTATCAAAAAGTTTTAATAAACCTTTTAGCGGATTTGCAACGGAGCCTTTTTATAGTGCGGCGCCTATCGCATTCGGACCTTATGCATGTAGAGTCAGGCTACTTCCCCCTACCGATAGGACACCGAGCAAAGATGCCTCTAAAGATTGGGCCGGTGATATGGGAGCAAAACTTTCCGAAGGCCAATTGGTATATACATTCCAAGTCCAATTTTTTACGGATGAAAAAACAACACCGATCGAAGACGCTTCCGTGAATTGGCCTGAATCGGAAGCGCCTTACGTAACTCTCGCAACTCTTACGATCCCAACTCAGGATTTTGCATCGGAGCATGGTCTTTCTTTACAGAAAAAGATCGAAGATACAATTTTTGATCCTTGGGAAGCTTTAATGGAGCATCGCCCTTTAGGAGACGTGATGAGAGCGAGAAAACATGTGTATCTCGCGAGCCAAAAAGGGAGGGGTGCGGTTTAA
- a CDS encoding CbiX/SirB N-terminal domain-containing protein yields MKPKIAVLVLGHGSREENSNLEFVSLVEAYSLTRPDLKISHAYVELAKPDIETALRDLGEEYSNIIIFPLFLYTSGHIKNDIPIVLDKIKSEFPGHIFKIANSLGIHSKMVSLLRKRAEECIPLSQEQSSKTGVIIVNRGSSDPDANGDFYKTVRLFQEGNHFSFVLPSFIGITSPLLPETLEMASKLRPEKLLVVPYFLFGGKLIQKISSLVQNFSEKFPWIKTELSSYLGPDPELFSVMDERIQDCISGKFSLPCDTCEYRAQLPGLSKKVGGLKALLWSIRHLETHNQVAPHLFPHRNLQKHIFVCENIDCASKGSSALVARMRSILKSNDRHLDFKISRSSCMGRCGEGPVVVVYPDGVWYQKVSVEDAEDLVSEHLLQDRLVSRLVDNIMQ; encoded by the coding sequence ATGAAACCTAAAATTGCGGTTCTGGTACTTGGTCATGGAAGCAGGGAGGAAAATTCCAATTTGGAATTCGTTTCCTTAGTGGAGGCCTATTCGCTCACTCGTCCGGACCTGAAAATTTCCCATGCCTATGTGGAACTTGCAAAACCGGATATAGAAACCGCTCTTAGGGATCTTGGCGAAGAATATTCTAATATTATAATATTTCCCTTATTTTTATACACTTCCGGTCATATCAAAAACGATATTCCGATCGTTCTGGATAAGATCAAATCCGAGTTTCCGGGCCATATTTTTAAAATTGCGAATAGTTTAGGCATCCATTCTAAAATGGTATCCTTACTGAGAAAACGTGCGGAAGAATGTATACCTCTAAGCCAAGAACAATCCTCTAAAACCGGAGTGATCATCGTTAATAGGGGTTCCTCCGATCCGGATGCAAACGGTGATTTTTATAAAACAGTTCGTTTATTCCAAGAAGGAAATCATTTCTCCTTTGTTCTTCCTTCCTTCATAGGGATCACCAGCCCTCTACTTCCGGAAACTTTGGAGATGGCTTCCAAATTAAGACCGGAAAAACTTCTGGTGGTCCCCTACTTTTTATTCGGAGGAAAACTGATCCAAAAGATCTCTTCCTTGGTACAAAATTTTTCGGAAAAATTTCCATGGATCAAAACGGAACTCTCTTCTTATCTAGGTCCCGATCCGGAACTATTCTCCGTCATGGATGAAAGAATACAAGATTGTATCTCCGGAAAATTTTCCCTTCCATGCGATACATGCGAATATAGAGCTCAGCTTCCGGGTCTTTCCAAAAAAGTGGGAGGATTGAAGGCTCTTCTTTGGAGTATCCGTCATCTGGAAACTCATAACCAAGTAGCTCCTCATTTATTCCCTCATCGTAATTTACAAAAACATATATTTGTTTGTGAGAATATAGACTGCGCAAGCAAAGGAAGTTCCGCCTTAGTCGCTCGTATGAGATCCATTTTAAAATCAAACGATAGGCATTTGGATTTTAAAATATCCCGCTCTTCCTGTATGGGAAGATGCGGAGAAGGTCCAGTAGTGGTTGTCTATCCGGACGGAGTCTGGTACCAAAAAGTAAGTGTAGAGGATGCAGAGGATCTTGTTTCGGAACATCTTTTGCAGGATAGATTGGTTTCTCGTTTAGTTGATAATATTATGCAATAG
- the cbiE gene encoding precorrin-6y C5,15-methyltransferase (decarboxylating) subunit CbiE, with product MKAVTVIGIGDDGCVGLSSKAMGAVARARVLAGGERHLDFFPQFDGERIVIKNDVVRTAEKIAELSAEHTICVLASGDPLFFGIGNLILKKVGKDHVEFIPAPSSVQNAFSKIGVKWDDASFLSLHGRSFYGFITKLQSISKVACLTDETNSPSKIAEYLLHYSETDWKAFVCENLGGKEEKVREFELETLAGTSDISDLNVLILLRKDPNWKPSPLLPFLGEEEYAKRLPKKGLITKKEVRLLSLSALEIRPDSLVWDIGAGSGAVSIEAARIAREGKVYAIEVDPEGIEICEQNILSHKTDNVFLIHGKAPQALQDLPSPDCVFVGGSKGNMKEILELSWERLNPGGCLVANAITLDNVSEAYKTFRDMDLIPEVSLINISRGQKLADYLRYEALNPIHIFKIRKS from the coding sequence TTGAAAGCGGTAACCGTTATAGGGATAGGAGACGATGGTTGTGTCGGACTTTCCAGCAAAGCAATGGGTGCAGTTGCAAGAGCAAGAGTACTGGCAGGAGGAGAAAGACATCTGGATTTTTTCCCTCAATTTGACGGAGAAAGGATCGTCATCAAAAATGACGTTGTTCGCACAGCGGAGAAGATTGCTGAACTTTCCGCGGAGCATACGATATGCGTTCTTGCCTCTGGAGATCCGCTATTTTTCGGGATCGGAAATCTGATCTTAAAAAAAGTAGGAAAGGATCATGTGGAATTTATCCCGGCACCAAGTTCCGTCCAAAACGCTTTTTCTAAGATCGGGGTCAAATGGGACGATGCCTCCTTTCTTTCTCTTCACGGTAGGTCGTTCTACGGATTCATTACGAAATTGCAAAGTATTTCCAAGGTTGCCTGTCTCACTGACGAGACCAACTCTCCTTCCAAGATCGCAGAGTATCTATTACATTATTCTGAAACAGATTGGAAAGCATTCGTATGCGAGAACTTGGGAGGGAAAGAGGAGAAGGTCCGGGAATTCGAATTGGAAACTTTGGCTGGGACCTCCGATATTTCCGACTTAAACGTGTTGATCCTTCTCAGAAAAGATCCGAATTGGAAACCTTCCCCACTTCTTCCTTTTTTAGGAGAAGAAGAATATGCGAAACGTCTTCCTAAAAAAGGACTGATCACCAAAAAAGAAGTCAGGCTCCTTTCTCTTTCCGCATTAGAGATCCGCCCGGATTCCTTAGTTTGGGATATTGGAGCGGGCTCAGGAGCGGTTTCGATCGAAGCAGCCAGGATCGCCAGAGAAGGAAAAGTATACGCAATCGAAGTAGATCCGGAAGGAATAGAGATCTGCGAACAGAATATTCTCAGCCATAAAACAGATAATGTTTTCTTAATACATGGAAAAGCTCCTCAAGCATTACAAGATCTTCCCTCCCCCGACTGCGTTTTTGTGGGAGGCTCCAAGGGTAATATGAAAGAGATCCTGGAACTTTCTTGGGAAAGATTAAATCCCGGCGGATGTTTGGTGGCGAATGCAATCACCTTGGACAATGTTTCCGAGGCTTACAAAACATTCAGGGATATGGACCTGATCCCGGAGGTGAGCCTCATCAATATATCCCGAGGTCAAAAACTCGCGGATTATCTCAGATATGAGGCATTAAATCCGATCCATATTTTTAAAATTAGGAAATCTTAA
- a CDS encoding FAD-dependent oxidoreductase, with product MGQKFLKLIDKENISLSSDIYRFERSDGSAFEFVGGQYVILNLGNDADGKSIKRAYSILSSDSKADSFQICVKRLGTGKASSILPKLELGAELEYSGPWGKFVGDPTWPTPGFSLILATDTGITSLAGLLLSKKFSDRLDSTITVWFKTKEEDFLSEKDLRNLLSGISNFPNIFQIPSISDPDRISAVLEILKSILGDCTVPENAFLSGDGNILREVRSELIRLGTLESRIGMEAFFNTQRNPSPVASFGV from the coding sequence TTGGGCCAAAAATTTCTAAAATTAATCGATAAGGAAAATATAAGTCTTTCTTCGGATATATACCGTTTTGAAAGATCGGACGGTTCCGCTTTTGAGTTTGTAGGAGGACAATACGTTATCCTAAATCTAGGTAACGATGCCGATGGAAAATCCATCAAAAGGGCTTATTCCATTTTATCTTCCGATTCTAAAGCGGATTCTTTCCAGATCTGCGTGAAACGTTTAGGGACCGGAAAGGCTTCCAGTATTTTACCGAAATTAGAATTAGGAGCAGAACTGGAATATTCAGGTCCTTGGGGAAAATTTGTAGGAGATCCAACATGGCCCACTCCGGGTTTTTCTCTCATTCTGGCAACGGATACCGGCATCACTTCTCTTGCGGGACTTCTTCTTTCCAAAAAATTCTCAGACCGTTTGGATAGCACAATAACGGTTTGGTTCAAAACTAAAGAGGAGGACTTTCTTTCTGAAAAAGATTTAAGAAATCTCCTCTCGGGTATTTCCAATTTTCCGAATATATTCCAGATCCCATCTATTTCCGATCCGGATCGGATTTCCGCTGTATTAGAAATTTTGAAATCGATTTTGGGAGACTGTACTGTCCCGGAGAACGCATTTTTAAGCGGAGATGGAAATATTTTAAGGGAAGTAAGATCCGAACTAATTCGTTTAGGGACATTAGAATCCAGGATCGGAATGGAAGCATTCTTTAACACTCAAAGAAATCCCTCACCGGTCGCAAGTTTCGGAGTATAA
- a CDS encoding cobalt-precorrin 5A hydrolase, which yields MIQSRKPYAIYVITKHGMKTGKELFHSLKGADLFVSPKFISEAPKGSKLLSLPMEPTLRETFMEYDCHIFVISVGAVVRMISPLLVSKKTDPAVLCIDDQAKFTICVLSGHVGRGNFFTQKISGLLENIPVITTASDVSGTLTVDILGRELGWNLEDQDRNVTRACAAVVNETKVMFVQETGEPNFWPLEKDLPKGIEYSSSLEYVDPKDYEILLIASDRTDIKIETPEIYSNSVIYRPKSLVLGLGCDKGIPTDIVENGIVKVLKEYNLSLDSIKAIASVDAKKEEPAFLEISEKYGWEFRTFSPEKLDQVEGISEISKAASEYVGTRSVSEAAALLLSGSEKLLVTKQKYKETEGGKNLTVAIARIPFAARSEHHPVILEKI from the coding sequence ATGATTCAGAGTAGAAAACCTTATGCGATCTATGTAATCACAAAACACGGTATGAAAACCGGGAAAGAACTATTCCATTCCTTAAAGGGAGCGGATCTATTCGTTTCTCCCAAATTTATCTCGGAAGCTCCTAAGGGATCCAAACTTTTGAGTCTCCCGATGGAACCCACGTTGAGAGAAACTTTTATGGAATACGATTGCCATATTTTTGTGATCAGTGTGGGTGCAGTAGTGCGAATGATCTCCCCTCTTTTGGTCAGTAAAAAAACGGACCCTGCTGTTCTTTGTATAGATGACCAAGCAAAGTTTACGATCTGTGTTTTGTCGGGCCATGTAGGAAGAGGCAATTTTTTTACCCAGAAAATTTCCGGTCTATTGGAGAATATTCCGGTAATCACAACCGCTTCGGATGTTTCAGGGACTTTGACAGTGGATATTTTAGGAAGAGAACTAGGCTGGAATCTGGAAGACCAAGACAGAAATGTTACTAGGGCTTGTGCCGCAGTAGTAAATGAAACTAAAGTAATGTTCGTACAGGAAACAGGTGAGCCGAATTTTTGGCCCTTGGAAAAAGATTTACCCAAGGGAATAGAATATTCTTCCAGTTTAGAATATGTTGATCCGAAAGATTATGAGATCCTCCTGATCGCAAGCGATAGAACGGATATCAAAATCGAAACGCCGGAAATATATTCCAATTCGGTGATATACAGACCTAAATCCTTGGTTTTAGGATTAGGTTGCGATAAAGGAATTCCGACTGATATCGTAGAAAATGGGATCGTAAAAGTATTAAAAGAATATAATTTATCATTGGATAGTATAAAGGCAATTGCAAGCGTAGATGCCAAAAAAGAAGAACCGGCATTCTTAGAAATTTCGGAAAAGTATGGATGGGAATTCAGAACCTTCTCTCCCGAAAAATTGGACCAGGTGGAGGGAATTTCAGAAATTTCTAAAGCTGCTTCCGAATATGTGGGGACTCGCTCCGTAAGCGAGGCTGCCGCCCTTCTTCTCTCCGGATCCGAAAAATTACTCGTAACAAAGCAAAAATACAAAGAAACGGAAGGTGGAAAAAACCTAACGGTCGCAATTGCAAGGATCCCCTTTGCAGCGAGATCGGAACACCACCCCGTAATTTTGGAGAAAATATGA